One genomic segment of Arachis duranensis cultivar V14167 chromosome 4, aradu.V14167.gnm2.J7QH, whole genome shotgun sequence includes these proteins:
- the LOC107486932 gene encoding uncharacterized protein LOC107486932, with product MDCRVCVAAPLDLWVNGRGGGGGGGGFSHESEHDLAMMVSDFLENGSSGPDSWCSSDSDSGLSDFAHLSDKIQKCKLSVTQHESDLFSAVHSLIRSMNESNLQGMNSGPCYASCIRFYLVKLMKLSGYDAGVCASKWQASGKVPGGDHEYIDVVVNNNSGSSERLIIDIDFRSHFEIARAVDSYDRLLKSLPVVYVGSFARLKQLLGIMEEATRSSLKQNSMPLPPWRSLAYLQAKWLSPYERYTHSEGNNNDSNNINDATCFNHNQCCGYLRRLQSCLQSGLEAERMLKARNSESNRRMKHDRWRHSLLRPV from the exons ATGGATTGCAGGGTGTGTGTCGCCGCCCCTCTCGATTTGTGGGTCAACGGtcgtggtggtggtggtggtggtggaggtttCAGCCATGAGAGCGAACACGATTTGGCTATGATGGTTAGTGATTTCTTAGAGAATGGTAGCAGTGGACCTGACTCTTGGTGCAGCAGTGATAGTGATTCTGGTCTCTCTGATTTTGCTCATCTCTCAGACAAGATTCAG AAGTGTAAACTTTCGGTGACTCAGCATGAGAGTGACTTGTTTTCAGCTGTTCATAGTCTCATACGATCAATGAATGAGAGCAACCTTCAAGGTATGAATTCCGGTCCATGCTATGCTAGCTGTATCAGGTTTTATCTTGTGAAGCTCATGAAGCTTAGCGGATATGATGCTGGTGTTTGTGCATCCAAATGGCAGGCTAGTGGCAAGGTCCCAGGAG GTGATCATGaatatattgatgtggtggtcAACAATAACTCTGGAAGCTCAGAGCGATTGATTATTGACATTGATTTCCGAAGCCACTTTGAAATAGCTAGAGCTGTCGATTCCTACGATAGGTTACTGAAATCGCTTCCTGTTGTTTATGTGGGTTCCTTTGCCAGGCTAAAGCAACTTCTTGGAATAATGGAAGAAGCTACTAGATCCTCTTTGAAGCAGAATTCTATGCCTCTTCCGCCATGGAGATCTTTAGCATATTTGCAAGCGAAATGGCTGTCGCCTTATGAAAGATACACACATTCGGAAGGAAACAACAATGACAGTAATAACATCAATGATGCAACTTGCTTCAACCACAACCAATGCTGCGGATATCTGAGGAGACTACAGTCTTGTCTTCAGTCAGGATTGGAAGCCGAGCGGATGCTGAAGGCTCGAAACAGCGAAAGTAACCGGAGAATGAAACACGATAGGTGGAGGCACTCCCTGCTAAGGCCTGTTTGA